In Saccharothrix violaceirubra, the following are encoded in one genomic region:
- a CDS encoding cytochrome P450 — protein MTFDPDRWLKDPTFDNVPFGWAPTTCLGVGIGIAQLILWFRLLTTRYRVTTNRPSRMTMLASPTPHDFRGTITSR, from the coding sequence GTGACGTTCGACCCGGACCGCTGGTTGAAGGACCCGACGTTCGACAACGTACCGTTCGGCTGGGCGCCGACGACCTGCCTGGGTGTGGGGATCGGGATCGCCCAACTGATCCTGTGGTTCCGGTTGTTGACCACCCGGTACCGGGTGACCACCAACCGACCGTCACGGATGACCATGCTCGCCTCCCCCACACCGCACGACTTCCGGGGCACGATCACGTCGCGCTGA
- a CDS encoding toxin C-terminal domain-containing protein, translated as MANFLGYTPTSNVSAGGTLIWRNKKARGGQPKFIAAERAAHNGEIFKGGPTVESLQTSSSRLRDGLFLDISDSGEVLGLSWLKK; from the coding sequence GTGGCAAATTTCCTTGGCTATACCCCCACTTCAAACGTTTCAGCCGGTGGAACGTTGATCTGGCGGAACAAAAAAGCTCGTGGCGGGCAGCCAAAGTTCATTGCCGCAGAGAGGGCGGCGCACAATGGAGAAATATTTAAAGGTGGGCCTACCGTAGAATCATTGCAAACGTCGAGTTCGAGGCTTAGGGATGGCTTGTTTTTGGACATTTCAGATTCCGGCGAGGTGCTCGGTTTGAGTTGGTTGAAGAAATGA
- a CDS encoding DUF4259 domain-containing protein gives MGAFDNDFALDFLDDVRGSAPGNIPDVLSNALSAAAEVGAEDCLDRAEGEAAVAAATLVVARALPDGTLVPGGGILNVMPMPSASLSRLAVVALRRVLDENSEVCQLWREVDLGEQWRSGVEALLAKAVRISGFDEG, from the coding sequence GTGGGCGCGTTCGACAATGATTTCGCACTGGACTTTCTTGACGATGTAAGAGGCAGCGCGCCCGGTAACATTCCGGATGTATTGTCCAATGCTTTGTCCGCAGCTGCCGAGGTGGGTGCCGAAGACTGCTTGGACCGTGCTGAAGGTGAGGCCGCAGTGGCGGCTGCTACGCTTGTTGTGGCGCGTGCATTACCTGATGGAACGCTTGTCCCCGGCGGGGGGATTTTGAATGTAATGCCGATGCCGTCCGCGTCGCTTTCGCGGCTCGCCGTAGTCGCTCTTCGCCGCGTGCTCGATGAGAATTCCGAGGTTTGTCAATTGTGGCGTGAGGTCGACTTGGGCGAGCAGTGGCGATCTGGTGTGGAGGCTTTGCTGGCTAAGGCGGTACGGATTTCCGGGTTCGATGAGGGCTAG
- a CDS encoding cytochrome P450, producing the protein MDLVETFRRRRAVEGPVFWLDSDLVVLDPRVAAAVNRANFADFTLNPSVGDQLRGRRGALVDWRDVRAAWLPRIRELTEPEHLRALAERMDRILSSRLDTPLDLVWLSYETAVRSLVPLVIADLDAKDNAILARDLIAKVATLLDRPAPLSIVAQARAGAMVRRRIKRRAAGPGRADLLDPIARELLGVLGIGRAVEATTAMLTAITGPPGSAAASVLFELSRRPEWQERLGDELAAATDLCTAPQSRAPVTTRFVKEVLRMWSPPLLLNRRVRTAVSVEGVELRPGQQYVTCPYLVHHDETRLPDHATFDPDRWLADPTFDYVPFGWAPTTCLGAGIGIAQLILWCRLLTTRYRVTTNRPSRMTMLASPTPHDFRGTVTSR; encoded by the coding sequence GTGGACCTGGTCGAGACGTTCAGACGTCGGCGTGCGGTAGAAGGACCGGTATTCTGGCTCGACTCGGATCTGGTCGTCCTGGACCCGCGGGTGGCGGCGGCGGTCAACCGGGCCAACTTCGCCGACTTCACGTTGAACCCATCGGTCGGGGATCAGCTGCGTGGACGCAGGGGCGCTCTTGTCGACTGGCGTGACGTGCGCGCGGCGTGGCTGCCGCGGATACGGGAGTTGACGGAGCCGGAGCACTTGCGGGCGTTGGCAGAGCGCATGGACCGGATCCTGTCGTCCCGTTTGGACACGCCGTTGGACCTGGTCTGGCTGTCATACGAAACGGCAGTGCGTTCACTGGTGCCACTGGTGATCGCCGACCTGGACGCGAAGGACAACGCCATCCTGGCCCGCGACCTGATCGCCAAGGTGGCGACTCTCCTGGACCGCCCCGCGCCGTTGTCCATCGTCGCCCAGGCACGCGCCGGCGCCATGGTCCGCAGACGGATCAAGCGCCGAGCCGCGGGCCCCGGCCGGGCCGACCTGCTCGACCCGATCGCCCGGGAGTTGTTGGGAGTGCTCGGGATCGGCCGCGCCGTCGAGGCGACGACCGCGATGCTGACCGCGATCACCGGTCCGCCGGGTTCGGCGGCGGCGAGCGTCCTGTTCGAACTGAGCCGTCGACCGGAGTGGCAGGAGCGGCTCGGCGACGAACTGGCCGCCGCGACCGACCTGTGTACCGCGCCCCAGTCCCGGGCACCCGTGACGACCCGGTTCGTCAAGGAGGTGCTCCGCATGTGGAGCCCGCCGTTGCTGCTCAACAGGCGGGTCCGCACGGCGGTGTCGGTGGAGGGCGTGGAACTGCGGCCGGGGCAGCAGTACGTGACATGCCCGTACCTGGTGCACCACGACGAGACCAGACTCCCGGACCACGCGACGTTCGACCCGGACCGCTGGCTCGCCGACCCGACGTTCGACTATGTACCGTTCGGGTGGGCGCCGACGACCTGCCTGGGTGCGGGGATCGGGATCGCCCAACTGATCCTGTGGTGCCGACTGCTGACCACCCGGTACCGGGTCACGACCAACCGACCGTCCCGGATGACCATGCTCGCCTCCCCCACACCGCACGACTTCAGGGGCACCGTCACGTCGCGCTGA